TAATTACTATAGCATCAGCCCTCTTCAAAGGTTCTAATTTATTAAGGAGACTTGAACATGCCAACGTTTTATCAGTAAAACTTTCTATCGTTTTTGGACCCTCTTCTAAGGATATAACAAGAAGTCTATCCATTGGAAAGTATTTCTTTATGTATTCTCCCGTTATTCCTTTAATGTCCTCCTTTATTGGATCGACAATAATTATCATCTCAAATCTCCCCCACAAGATGACATCTAACGAAATGTCCTTTCTCAACCTCTATCATTTCAGGCTCCTTCTTTCTACAGATATCCTTTGCATATGGACATCTTGGATGAAATCTACATCCAGATGGTGGATTTAGTGGACTAGGGATTTCCCCATACGCTACATCCTGCAAACGTAGTAAACGAAGTTTAGGGTCTGGAATTGGAATTGAACTTAGCAACATCTTTGTGTAGGGATGTTTTGGATCGTTGAACACCTTATCTATAGGCCCCATCTCAACGATTTTTCCCAGATACATCACAGCAACTCTATCTGCTAAATATCTGACAACCGCAAGGTCATGAGAAATGAAGAGATACGTGAGTTTGAATTTCCTTTGAAGGGTTTCCAGAAGGTTTAGAACCTGAGCCTGGACGGAAACGTCTAGTGCTGAGGTTGGCTCATCAAGAACTAGAAATTCTGGGTTTAATGCAAGGGCTCTAGCTATTGCAACCCTTTGGCATTGTCCCCCACTAAGTTCGTCCGGATATTTGCGTGCATGCTCTTCAGTAAGACCGACGGCCTCTAAAAGTTCTAAAACTCTGTCCTCTAGATTTTCATGGCCATATTCCTTTAGCGGTTCAGCAATTATGTCAAATATCGTAAGCCTTGGATTTAAGGAGGAATAAGGATCTTGGTATATCATCTGCATCTTTGGTCTTATTTTCTTCAATTCAGACTTTGGAAGAGAAGTTATCTCAATGTCTCCAAAGTACACCTTACCAGAAGTCGGTTCATAGAGCCTTAGAATAGTCCTACCAAGCGTAGACTTTCCACTACCGCTTTCACCAACAAGTCCAAAGGTTTCTCCCTTTTTTATTTCAAATGAGACGTCATCGACAGCTCTTAGCCACAGGGTTCTTTTTCTTAATATCCCGCGCTTTATAAGGAAGTACTTTTTTAAATGTTCCACTCTAATCATCCAACGTCCCTCCTTTATACAAATGACATGCTACGAAGTGTCCCGGAGAATATTCCGATAACTTGGGTTTCTCCTTTGTACAAATTTCGGTGGCATAGTTACATCTTGGGTGAAATCTACATCCACTCGGGGGGTTAATTAAGCTTGGAACACTACCTCGTAAGGGCTTAAGCTTCTTCTTATACCTAGGATCTGGCACAACAGAGAGCAAACCCTTTGTATATGGATGAAGGGGATTCTCAAAGAGCTCCTCTGTGGAAGCTATTTCTACGATATTCCCTGCATACATAACTCCAACTCTGTCACATATTTCAGCGACAACGCCCAAATCATGAGTTATGAAAAGGACCGAGAAGTTGTAAGTTTCTTTTAGCTCGAGTATCAGATTAAGTATCTGTTTCTGCACGGTAACATCAAGAGCGGTAGTAGGTTCGTCAGCAATGAGTAAAGAGGGGTTTGAGGAGAGAGCCATTGCTATCATCACTCTTTGTCTCATCCCTCCGCTGAGCTCATGAGGATAGGAGTTAAGAATTCTATCCGGATCTGGAAGACCTACACTTTTTAAGAGATCCTTTGCTCTTTCTTCAGCTTCTTCCTTTGATACATTATTGTGTAAAGTTATAATATCAATCATTTGATCCCTTATCTTGAATAATGGATTTAGAGATGTCATTGGATCCTGAAATATTATTGAAATTTCTTTGCCCCTAATTTTACGCATCTCTTCCTCAGACTTCTCAAGAAGATTCTCTCCCTTAAAGATAATCTTCCCTGAAACTTCTGCATTTGGAGGTAAAAGTCTAAGGATAGTACTGGCTGTTACACTCTTCCCACATCCCGTTTCTCCGACAAGTCCAAAGATTTCTCCTTCTTTTATCGTGAAGTTTACCCCATTCAGAACCTTAGCAACTCCCCAAAGGGTTCTAAAGTTAACGTACAGATCCTCAACTCTCAATAACTCTTTCATAAGAACCTCCTCCTTAATCTCGGATCAATAACCTCCCTGATAGCATCTCCAAGTAAATTGAAAGCTATGACAGTGATGAATATGGCAAGACCAGGGAATACCGGGTACCACCAATAATTGAGGAGATAGTTCTTACCTTCACTTATCATAAGTCCCCAATCCGGAGTGGGAGGTTGTACACCTAGGCCAAGAAAGCTTAAAGCAGCAGCCTCTAAGATTGCTGAGCCAATATCCATCGTAGCCTGCACAATTAGAGGGGATATTGAATTTGGCAAGATATGTCTGAGTATTATCTTCCAATCAGCTATTCCCATGGCCTTCGCGGCCTCAACATAGGGACGATTCTTAACTGAGATCGCCATTCCTCTAGCTAATCTTGTATACCAAGGCCACCAACTTACTGCGAGTGCTAGAATAGCATTTACCAATCCTCTTCCAAGTGTACTCGCAATTAATAATGCCAGGAGGAGAGGAGGAAATGCCAAGAATATATCAGTTATCCTCATTATTAGTAAGTCTAATTTACCTCCAAAATAACCAGCAATAAGCCCCAGAAACAACCCTATTATTAATGCAATACTAACCACGGAGAATCCTATAAGGAGAGAAGTTCTGGTTCCATAGATGACCCTACTAAATATATCCCTTCCCATGTGATCTGTTCCAAATGGATGTCTCCAGCTTGGTGGTTGCAATCTCTCCTTAAGATTTGGTTCGCCTTTAGCCTGCTCAGGATAAGGAGCCAAAAAGGGCGCAAAGATTGCCACAAATATTAGCAAACATATGATTACTAGCCCAACTATTGAGAGCTTATTTTTAAATAGTATCCTGATATATTCCCCTTTTCTCATAATTAATCCCACCTCACAGTTCTATTCTCGGATCTAGATAGACCTGGATTAAATCGACAATCAAGTTGATGAAGACGTAAGCAACTGCAGCAATTATTGTTACACCTAGGATTGCTGGATAGTCCATGCTGAGAATTGAATACGCAGCGTATCTTCCAAGTCCTGGCCAGTTAAATATAAGCTCAACTAAAAATGCTCCTATTAACGTGTATGCGAATGATAAACCAACCGTTATCAAAGCTGGAGCTATGGCATTTTTAAGGGCATATTTAAAGTAGATCTTCCTGGGAGGAATACCATAAGCCCAAGCCGTTCTGATATAGTTTTCCTGGAGAACCTCTATCATCATTGAACGGACCTGTCTGGTTATTAGCCCTATTGGATACATTGCAAGCGTTATTGCAGGTAAAATGATATGCCTTAGGGCATCTATGAATACAGGGAGGTTACCTGTAATTAGTGAATCTAATAGATAGAACCCGGTTATAACCTTCAGAGGATGCTCAAGAATAACAACACTATCAACCCTTCCAGCTAAGGGAAGTATGCCCAGATATTTAAAGAATATTAGCTGTAAGATCATTCCAAACCAAAATGTTGGAAGGGATACTCCGCTTATTGCAACTATTCTTGTTAAATTATCGAGCCATGAATCCTTCTTTACCGCTGAGTATACTCCAAGTATTGTTCCAATGATTATCGCTATAAACTCAGAAACCAAAATTAGCTCAAAAGTCGCTGTAAATGCAGATTTCAAGTCCTGTGCAACAGGATTGTGGGTTCTTATTGAGGTCCCTAAATCTCCGTGAAGGAGGGATGAAAGATAATAGATGTATTGTTTTATTATTGGTTCATTTAGGTGTAGCTCTTCCCTAGCCTTTTCAATGGCCTCTTTCGTTGGATGAGCCCCAACCCATAATGCGGCAGGATCCGAAGGAATTACCCTTGAAACGAAAAACACGATAGTTACAACTCCCAAGATAACGAATATTGATAGAATCAACCTATATACAATGTATTCCCAGAATTTTCTCGCCATTTATTTTACCCCCTTATAAAAGAAATAAGATGAATAAGGATCATTTCTTTCTCAGTTCATAGAAGAATACAACCTCTGGATAAGCTGGATAAGCCTTGAATCCCGTGACACTCTTGTGTACTGCATAAATGTAATTAGGCGAATAGAAGAATATTGCTGGAGCATCATCAATAAGTATTTCTATTGCCCTCCTGTATAACTCCTCAGCCTTTTTCGGATTAGATGCTTCTAACATTACAGCCTGATCTATCAATTTATCAAAGGTTGGATTGCAGTAGTAAC
The window above is part of the Pyrococcus sp. NA2 genome. Proteins encoded here:
- a CDS encoding ABC transporter ATP-binding protein gives rise to the protein MIRVEHLKKYFLIKRGILRKRTLWLRAVDDVSFEIKKGETFGLVGESGSGKSTLGRTILRLYEPTSGKVYFGDIEITSLPKSELKKIRPKMQMIYQDPYSSLNPRLTIFDIIAEPLKEYGHENLEDRVLELLEAVGLTEEHARKYPDELSGGQCQRVAIARALALNPEFLVLDEPTSALDVSVQAQVLNLLETLQRKFKLTYLFISHDLAVVRYLADRVAVMYLGKIVEMGPIDKVFNDPKHPYTKMLLSSIPIPDPKLRLLRLQDVAYGEIPSPLNPPSGCRFHPRCPYAKDICRKKEPEMIEVEKGHFVRCHLVGEI
- a CDS encoding ABC transporter ATP-binding protein; the protein is MKELLRVEDLYVNFRTLWGVAKVLNGVNFTIKEGEIFGLVGETGCGKSVTASTILRLLPPNAEVSGKIIFKGENLLEKSEEEMRKIRGKEISIIFQDPMTSLNPLFKIRDQMIDIITLHNNVSKEEAEERAKDLLKSVGLPDPDRILNSYPHELSGGMRQRVMIAMALSSNPSLLIADEPTTALDVTVQKQILNLILELKETYNFSVLFITHDLGVVAEICDRVGVMYAGNIVEIASTEELFENPLHPYTKGLLSVVPDPRYKKKLKPLRGSVPSLINPPSGCRFHPRCNYATEICTKEKPKLSEYSPGHFVACHLYKGGTLDD
- the nikC gene encoding nickel transporter permease, translating into MRKGEYIRILFKNKLSIVGLVIICLLIFVAIFAPFLAPYPEQAKGEPNLKERLQPPSWRHPFGTDHMGRDIFSRVIYGTRTSLLIGFSVVSIALIIGLFLGLIAGYFGGKLDLLIMRITDIFLAFPPLLLALLIASTLGRGLVNAILALAVSWWPWYTRLARGMAISVKNRPYVEAAKAMGIADWKIILRHILPNSISPLIVQATMDIGSAILEAAALSFLGLGVQPPTPDWGLMISEGKNYLLNYWWYPVFPGLAIFITVIAFNLLGDAIREVIDPRLRRRFL
- a CDS encoding ABC transporter permease, with amino-acid sequence MARKFWEYIVYRLILSIFVILGVVTIVFFVSRVIPSDPAALWVGAHPTKEAIEKAREELHLNEPIIKQYIYYLSSLLHGDLGTSIRTHNPVAQDLKSAFTATFELILVSEFIAIIIGTILGVYSAVKKDSWLDNLTRIVAISGVSLPTFWFGMILQLIFFKYLGILPLAGRVDSVVILEHPLKVITGFYLLDSLITGNLPVFIDALRHIILPAITLAMYPIGLITRQVRSMMIEVLQENYIRTAWAYGIPPRKIYFKYALKNAIAPALITVGLSFAYTLIGAFLVELIFNWPGLGRYAAYSILSMDYPAILGVTIIAAVAYVFINLIVDLIQVYLDPRIEL